CTGTTTGAATCCAGTCATGATCATCGCTTCAATGCCATGAAGCTGCTTATCATCCTGCTGGGGGTAGCCGTAGCGCTCGGTGTTTATTTCCGCCTGTAACAACCTTTTCAGCCGTGGTTTGTTTACCATAAGAACCCCGGAATTCACTACCTTTGTGACCCGAATCAGATAATCATCACTCAAAACTATTATTTATGTCAGTATTAGTAGGAAAGAAAGCACCGTCATTCAAGGCAAAAGCAGTAGTACACGGTGGCGAAATCGTGAACGACTTCTCCCTTGATCAATACCTGGGCAAGAAACACGTTTTGTTTTTCTTCTACCCAAAGGATTTCACCTTTGTTTGTCCCACTGAGCTTCATGCATTCCAGGAGCAACTTGCTGCTTTTGAAGAACGGAATGTTGCCGTAGTGGCATGTTCAACAGACACTGAGCAGTCCCACTGGGGTTGGTTGCAAATGGACAAGGGACATGGTGGTATCAAAGGGATCACCTATCCGATCGTTGCAGATACGGCCAAAACCATCAGCTATAACTTTGGCGTACTCGCCGGCGAATACGAGTTTGACGAGAACGATCAATTCGCAGCCACCGGTCCGATGATCGCCTACCGCGGATTGTTCCTGATCGATAAAAAGGGCATTGTTCAGCATCAGGTGGTCAACAACCTTCCTCTCGGACGTAGCGTATCAGAAGCACTTCGTATGGTGGATGCCCTGCAGTTCTTCGAAGAGAACGGCGAGGTTTGTCCGGCCGACTGGAAGAAAGGTGAAAAAGCCATGGTAGAATCCCATGAAGGCGTAGCCAACTACCTTTCCGGCAAGTAAACACCGGTATCATAACAACAAAAAAGGCGCCTCTTATGCAAGGGGCGCCTTTTTTAGCGGGAATACATCAACTTACTTGACTTCATTCCAGATCAGGTCCATCTCCTGCAGGGTCATATCTTCCAGCTTTTTCTGCTGCGTCCTTACCTTATCTTCCATGGCCTGAAACCTGCGGATAAACTTTCGGTTGGTCTTTTCCAGGGCATCTTCGGGATTCACGCCAACAAACCTGGCATAATTGATCAGGGAAAAGAGTACATCCCCGAACTCTTCCTCCACGGCAGGATGCTCCGGGTTGGTTTCCACTTCATGCCGGAATTCCTCCAACTCCTCCCTTACTTTTTCCCAAACCTCTTCTTTATGGTTCCAATCAAATCCGACTCCTTTGGCCTTGTCCTGAATACGTGATGCTTTCACAAGCGCGGGGAGGGATCCAGGAACACCTTCCAGTACAGACTTCTTTCCTTCCTTTAATTTAAGGCGTTCCCAGTTCCGTTTTACATCCTCTTCGTCCTGTACCTCTACATCACCATAGATGTGGGGATGCCTTTGGATCAACTTCTCACTGATAGCATCCAGAACATCCTTTATATCAAAGGCCTTCTGCTCCGATCCGA
The sequence above is a segment of the Flavobacteriales bacterium genome. Coding sequences within it:
- a CDS encoding peroxiredoxin, with protein sequence MSVLVGKKAPSFKAKAVVHGGEIVNDFSLDQYLGKKHVLFFFYPKDFTFVCPTELHAFQEQLAAFEERNVAVVACSTDTEQSHWGWLQMDKGHGGIKGITYPIVADTAKTISYNFGVLAGEYEFDENDQFAATGPMIAYRGLFLIDKKGIVQHQVVNNLPLGRSVSEALRMVDALQFFEENGEVCPADWKKGEKAMVESHEGVANYLSGK
- the mazG gene encoding nucleoside triphosphate pyrophosphohydrolase, which produces MKDTLDAFGRLLTIMDDLREKCPWDKKQTLESLRHLTIEEVYELADAIMEKDMKGIRGELGDLLLHIVFYAKIGSEQKAFDIKDVLDAISEKLIQRHPHIYGDVEVQDEEDVKRNWERLKLKEGKKSVLEGVPGSLPALVKASRIQDKAKGVGFDWNHKEEVWEKVREELEEFRHEVETNPEHPAVEEEFGDVLFSLINYARFVGVNPEDALEKTNRKFIRRFQAMEDKVRTQQKKLEDMTLQEMDLIWNEVK